A window from Drosophila kikkawai strain 14028-0561.14 chromosome 2L, DkikHiC1v2, whole genome shotgun sequence encodes these proteins:
- the LOC108082055 gene encoding uncharacterized protein, with the protein MAFTYKELIEVAIGSPESGHVNFYALQVLLTCFAQRLEVLDKVVVQDDYMMNNVRFQRSLLNLSKSRMPRMFAGADAEEDAPAEAPAEELAPPTEAEEVPPVNEAEEAPPLPQAEEAPPLPQAEEATAEEIAKTEPTEDVPELEPEPAASRLSQEAGAPASQPEPEPSQGSHDAMEDCLEVSAVPSQVSHISAHSMNANFRRLDERLKKVELYKERTDMEMNDFIPNLKGQVKIIVKQLDTVAHMMIDQRQDPQRIKLLRQFSKQLRVLMRAADEEISIGTSTDEGEGAEEELGLLHEEVQEESSASTVMEKVEEEQEQEFGLKCLVYSPSRMLNELLDNKALFCALNSKVNDLTAAFHKQETQKLFGMINDLQATVREVRLYMASNIELNGQIMARLKVLENDAELMKKTADQLDIVKSDREEMEHLLAEKPNFEQLATKMSLEQHEEFKVRLDMKFCEIQNIIGLNEKNVLQIIDNLRITLGVEALELSFKDFREMIERKVHTFADALQKYIEMTNDDCAAAVAKVKVMNDLACLSCDTECVMRTVERSKVPTLPKAKGSNGLGPLITYELGQIRKSGAMGYYRKDEYPQSTSAWAKGISAAPMAKCTQRRAGGTHTIHTAEEHMQKVLLSKKTTVLA; encoded by the exons ATGGCGTTCACCTACAAGGAACTTATCGAAGTGGCCATTGGGTCACCGGAATCGGGACACGTTAACTTTTACGCCTTACAAGTTCTGCTCACGTGCTTTGCTCAGCGTTTGGAGGTCCTGGATAAGGTCGTCGTGCAGGACGATTACATGATGAACAACGTGCGCTTTCAGAGAAGTTTAT TAAACTTAAGCAAATCGCGCATGCCTCGTATGTTTGCTGGAGCGGACGCTGAGGAAGATGCACCGGCTGAAGCGCCGGCCGAGGAGCTAGCTCCGCCTACTGAGGCCGAAGAGGTTCCTCCAGTTAACGAGGCTGAAGAGGCTCCTCCGCTTCCTCAGGCCGAAGAGGCTCCTCCGCTTCCGCAGGCCGAAGAGGCCACGGCGGAGGAAATCGCTAAAACGGAGCCAACCGAGGATGTGCCAGAGCTAGAACCTGAACCTGCAGCTTCTAGGCTGAGCCAGGAAGCAGGAGCTCCGGCCTCTCAACCAGAGCCGGAACCTTCACAAGGTTCACATGATGCTATGGAAGACTGCTTGGAAGTCTCTGCCGTGCCTTCACAGGTTTCTCATATTTCCGCTCACTCTATGAATGCCAACTTTCGGCGCTTGGATGAGCGTTTAAAAAAAGTTGAGCTATACAAGGAGCGGACCGACATGGAAATGAATGACTTTATACCCAATCTCAAGGGGCAGGTGAAGATAATAGTGAAGCAGCTGGACACTGTAGCCCACATGATGATCGACCAGAGACAGGATCCTCAGAGGATAAAGCtacttcgtcaattttccaAACAGCTAAGGGTGCTAATGAGGGCAGCAGACGAAGAAATTTCTATCGGAACGTCCACTGATGAGGGCGAAGGGGCTGAAGAAGAGCTGGGGCTGCTACACGAAGAGGTTCAAGAGGAGTCCTCTGCCAGCACGGTAATGGAGAAGgtcgaggaggagcaggaacaaGAATTTGGGCTGAAGTGCCTTGTGTACTCCCCAAGTCGAATGCTTAACGAGCTGTTGGATAACAAAGCACTATTTTGTGCCTTAAACAGCAAGGTCAACGATCTGACGGCTGCTTTCCACAAGCAGGAAACCCAAAAGCTTTTTGGTATGATAAATGACCTGCAAGCCACTGTGCGGGAGGTCAGACTCTACATGGCCAGCAATATAGAGCTCAACGGCCAGATAATGGCTCGCTTAAAAGTTCTTGAGAACGATGCGGAACTGATGAAGAAGACCGCTGATCAATTGGACATTGTAAAATCAGATAGGGAAGAGATGGAGCATCTGTTGGCCGAGAAACCGAACTTCGAGCAACTGGCGACCAAGATGTCTCTGGAGCAGCACGAAGAATTCAAGGTCAGGCTAGATATGAAGTTCTGTGAGATCCAAAACATTATCGGTCTCAACGAAAAGAACGTGCTGCAGATCATTGATAATCTCCGCATTACACTGGGCGTCGAAGCATTGGAGCTGAGTTTCAAAGACTTCCGAGAGATGATCGAGCGGAAGGTGCACACATTTGCAGACGCTCTACAGAAGTATATCGAGATGACCAACGATGATTGTGCCGCCGCCGTTGCCAAGGTCAAGGTGATGAATGATCTGGCCTGTCTCTCCTGCGACACCGAATGTGTGATGCGCACCGTGGAACGCTCAAAGGTGCCTACGCTCCCCAAAGCAAAGGGCTCCAATGGTCTGGGTCCCCTTATTACCTACGAGCTGGGACAGATTCGCAAATCTGGAGCCATGGGTTACTATCGCAAGGACGAGTACCCCCAATCCACAAGTGCATGGGCAAAGGGTATTTCCGCAGCGCCCATGGCGAAGTGCACTCAAAGGCGTGCGGGAGGAACCCACACTATTCACACGGCTGAGGAGCATATGCAGAAGGTGCTGCTATCCAAGAAGACCACAGTATTGGCATAA
- the RpL13 gene encoding large ribosomal subunit protein eL13, whose translation MGKGNNMIPNQHYHKWWQRHVKTWFNQPARKVRRHENRVKKAKAVFPRPASGALRPVVRCPTIRYHTKLRAGRGFTLEELKGAGISANFAKTIGIAVDRRRKNKSLESRQRNIQRLKEYRSKLILFPINEKKIRKGESTLEECKLATQLKGPVMPIKNEQPAVVEFREVTKDEKKFKAFATLRKARTDARLVGIRAKRAKEAAESEDAAKGDPKKAKK comes from the exons ATGGGTAAGGGTAACAATATGATTCCAAACCAGCACTACCACAAGTGGTGGCAGCGGCATGTGAAGACCTGGTTCAACCAGCCCGCCCGCAAGGTGCGCAGGCACGAGAACCGCGTCAAGAAGGCCAAGGCCGTCTTCCCTCGCCCCGCTAGCGGTGCCCTGCGCCCCGTGGTCCGCTGCCCCACCATCCGCTACCACACAAAGCTGCGTGCCGGCCGTGGTTTCACCCTGGAGGAGCTGAAG GGCGCTGGCATCAGCGCAAACTTCGCCAAGACCATCGGCATCGCTGTGGACCGCCGTCGCAAGAACAAATCCCTGGAGTCGCGCCAGCGCAACATCCAGCGCCTGAAGGAGTACCGCAGCAAGCTGATCCTGTTCCCCATCAACGAGAAGAAGATCCGCAAGGGCGAGTCCACCCTCGAGGAGTGCAAGCTGGCCACCCAGCTCAAGGGCCCCGTCATGCCCATCAAGAACGAGCAGCCCGCGGTTGTCGAGTTCCGTGAGGTCACCAAGGACGAGAAGAAGTTCAAGGCTTTCGCTACCCTGCGCAAG GCTCGCACTGATGCTCGTTTGGTTGGTATTCGCGCTAAGCGCGCCAAGGAGGCCGCCGAAAGCGAGGACGCCGCCAAGGGCGACCCCAAGAAGGCCAAGAAGTAA
- the Dref gene encoding uncharacterized protein Dref, with protein MSEEVPASPVAISELKYEDMGQLNFSKLYSPKMKSVYWRYFGFPSNDNNEVITKQNVVCIKCHKVLTNHGNTTNLRAHLQHRHKDLFKELCQEHDIHVPPRKTPRNVTHPPLSKRNVSTRRVKLEFINNRNHDNASDEELDEAAVATAAMQAEEDGSSQTLLYETMVPFTYDEADQLVEEDERMVTMETKFARKRKLATPSGSLHHSRAIKHEDGGYATAAIANLPEALTDIVIKDLRNVDSLYDAGFSDFVRQAVGGSAPMPEPQKIESLIAEMHASKFLEIGDITREFTNEKPFSFAFEQWVNVEQRRFLSIYHHYLDEETQSVRSILYATVEYTDYIVFDDLLTDFYLANCTLAIINYDDEHEDLLHTYLREKNIPIILCYVTVIDKCLRRVFEIEEVASLLEQVKDIIQRHSAEISAKVAELPSYNENFPWTLYEMLKFFAESISWSDDMDQLVLTAKTVTEALSALVIALDTLRGEDIPLSSMLSPITSKILIKKLGIAEQDDSLMMNVKRTIAGVLQSHIISNDNLTAAALLDPRFHRLTTIDNLDRCVRMLTHKYSKAFGGTSGGDSTEVAATTPSTVNIKAEPRVLAGGSARRSKLELLFDIAEIPNPPKRDSDSTVETDLKRYRNEVIVQLDESPIEWWHKMGHIYGTLRDLATLYQSVPGVVTLSFKKALRDQIYEFNKRYMLTGNQIDAILFLHHHSN; from the exons ATGAGTGAGGAGGTTCCCGCGTCGCCGGTCGCCATCAGCGAACTCAAATACGAAGATATGGGGCAGCTCAACTTTTCCAAACTGTACTCGCCCAAGATGAAGAGCGTCTACTGGCGCTACTTCGGCTTCCCGTCCAACGACAACAACGAGGTAATCACCAAGCAGAACGTGGTGTGCATCAAGTGCCACAAGGTCCTGACCAACCACGGCAACACCACCAACTTGCGGGCGCATCTCCAGCACCGCCACAAGGATCTTTTCAAGGAGCTGTGCCAGGAGCACGACATTCACGTACCGCCGCGGAAAACGCCGCGCAACGTTACGCACCCGCCGCTGTCCAAGCGCAATGTGTCCACGCGCCGCGTAAAGTTGGAGTTCATCAATAATCGAAACCACGACAACGCTTCGGATGAGGAACTGGACGAGGCAGCCGTGGCTACAGCAGCCATGCAGGCGGAAGAGGATGGCTCCTCACAGACATTGCTGTACGAGACCATGGTCCCGTTTACCTATGACGAGGCCGATCAGCTGGTAGAGGAAGATGAGCGCATGGTCACTATGGAGACAAAGTTCGCCCGTAAGCGCAAACTGGCTACTCCCTCGGGCTCCCTGCACCATTCGCGAGCCATAAAGCACGAGGATGGCGGCTACGCGACGGCCGCCATTGCCAATCTGCCGGAGGCCCTCACGGACATCGTGATCAAGGATCTGCGCAATGTGGACTCCCTGTACGACGCTGGTTTCAGTGACTTTGTGCGACAGGCGGTGGGCGGCTCGGCCCCCATGCCCGAACCGCAGAAGATTGAATCATTGATCGCCGAGATGCATGCCTCCAAGTTCCTGGAGATTGGCGACATCACGCGGGAGTTCACGAACGAGAAGCCCTTCTCCTTCGCCTTCGAGCAGTGGGTGAATGTGGAGCAGCGGCGTTTCCTGAGCATCTATCACCATTATTTGGACGAGGAGACGCAGTCGGTCAGAAGCATTCTGTACGCCACCGTTGAGTACACAGACTACATCGTCTTTGACGATCTGCTGACCGACTTTTACTTGGCCAACTGTACCTTGGCCATCATCAACTACGACGATGAGCACGAGGACTTGCTGCACACATATCTCAGGGAGAAGA ATATTCCCATTATATTGTGCTACGTTACGGTTATCGACAAATGCCTGCGTCGCGTCTTCGAGATCGAGGAGGTGGCTTCACTTCTAGAGCAGGTGAAGGATATTATCCAGCGGCACTCGGCCGAGATCAGCGCCAAGGTGGCGGAGCTGCCTTCTTACAATGAGAACTTCCCCTGGACTCTGTACGAAATGCTCAAGTTCTTTGCCGAGTCCATTTCTTGGTCCGACGACATGGACCAGCTCGTACTGACGGCAAAAACGGTGACTGAGGCTCTCAGTGCCCTGGTG ATTGCTCTGGACACGCTGCGCGGCGAGGATATCCCCTTGAGCAGCATGCTGTCGCCGATCACCTCCAAGATTCTCATCAAGAAGCTGGGCATTGCCGAGCAAGACGACTCGCTTATGATGAATGTGAAGCGCACCATTGCCGGTGTCCTGCAGTCCCACATCATTTCCAACGACAATCTGACCGCTGCCGCATTGTTGGACCCGCGATTCCATCGCCTGACCACCATTGACAATCTGGACAGATGTGTTCGCATGTTGACCCACAAGTACAGCAAAGCCTTTGGCGGAACGTCTGGCGGCGACTCAACCGAGGTGGCCGCCACAACCCCCTCAACTGTAAACATCAAGGCAGAGCCAAGGGTACTGGCTGGAGGATCGGCCAGGCGGTCGA AACTGGAGCTACTCTTCGACATTGCCGAGATCCCGAATCCGCCAAAGCGGGACTCTGACAGCACCGTAGAGACGGATCTGAAGCGCTACCGCAACGAGGTGATTGTCCAGCTCGACGAGTCACCCATCGAGTGGTGGCACAAAATGGGCCACATATACGGAACGCTGCGCGACCTGGCCACTCTGTACCAGAGCGTACCCGGCGTGGTTACTCTCAGCTTCAAGAAGGCTCTGCGCGACCAAATCTACGAGTTCAACAAGCGCTATATGCTCACGGGCAACCAAATCGATGCAATCCTCTTCCTGCACCATCACAGCAACTAG